In Chryseobacterium gleum, a single genomic region encodes these proteins:
- the traK gene encoding conjugative transposon protein TraK → MEFKTLRNIENSFRQIRLYAIVFAVLCIGVVGFAVWKSYSFANEQRQKIYVLDNGKSLMLALSQDASINRPVEAREHVRRFHELFFTLAPDKNAIESNMARAFNLADKSAFDYYKDLSEKGYYSRIISGNVQQRIEVDSVVCNFDNYPYSVRTYAKQFIIRSSNVTRRNLITSCYLVNSVRSDNNPQGFNIEKFAVVENRDIEVIER, encoded by the coding sequence ATGGAATTTAAAACGCTTAGAAATATTGAAAACAGCTTCCGTCAGATACGTCTGTATGCGATAGTGTTTGCCGTTCTCTGTATTGGCGTGGTAGGATTTGCCGTGTGGAAATCGTACAGCTTCGCCAACGAGCAACGCCAAAAAATCTATGTGCTGGACAACGGCAAATCTTTGATGCTTGCCTTATCACAAGATGCAAGCATTAACAGACCTGTGGAAGCAAGGGAACACGTTCGGAGATTTCACGAACTGTTTTTTACGCTTGCACCGGATAAGAATGCTATCGAGAGCAATATGGCAAGGGCATTCAACCTTGCCGACAAATCAGCCTTTGACTATTACAAAGACTTATCGGAGAAAGGTTATTACTCCCGTATCATATCGGGGAATGTTCAGCAACGCATTGAGGTCGATAGTGTCGTGTGCAACTTCGACAACTATCCCTATTCGGTGCGGACGTATGCGAAGCAATTTATCATACGGTCGAGTAACGTAACACGCCGTAACCTGATTACCTCCTGCTATCTCGTAAACTCCGTAAGGTCGGATAATAACCCACAGGGATTTAATATCGAAAAGTTTGCGGTGGTTGAAAATCGGGATATCGAAGTCATTGAACGCTAA
- a CDS encoding reverse transcriptase domain-containing protein, which produces MNSLIRHSGNTDYKFERLYKVLFNEEMYFIAYQKIYSKVGNMTAGVDGKTIDGMSISRIERLIASLRNETYQPNPSKRTYIPKKNGKKRPLGIPSFDDKLVQEVIRMILEAIYEGSFEHTSHGFRPNRSCHTALLSVQQSFTAVRWFIEGDIKGFFDNINHEILIGILKERIADDRFIRLIRKFLNAGYIEDWVYHKTYSGTPQGGIVSPILANIYLDKLDKYVKDYIKDFDKGKRTTATRQYRLHEQRRYRLAKKLKCETDETVREQMIKDIKELRQERNKYPAYDKMDGSFRKLKYVRYADDFLIGVIGSKEDCKKIKEDIKVYLDEKLKLELSDEKTLVTNAKKPAKFLGFDVSVRNSDESKRDKHGRTVRCFGDKIVLRVTVDVMKKKLLSYNAMKLVNKKGTEVWKPRSRYYMKDLDDLEIISQYNAEIRGFYNYYSIANNSSFVQSFSYILEYSMYKTYALKYQTSISQEKTKRCINGVFSIPYKNRKGDIMYRRFYKEGFKRQKAARGAYVDSLPVTVTITGGRNSLITRLQNQKCELCGANEKLEMHHIRKLKDLKGKQDWEKRMSARRRKTLALCSKCHDKIHAGKLD; this is translated from the coding sequence TTGAACAGTCTAATAAGGCACAGCGGAAACACGGACTATAAGTTCGAAAGGCTATACAAGGTTCTGTTCAATGAAGAGATGTACTTTATCGCCTATCAGAAAATCTACAGTAAAGTAGGCAATATGACGGCAGGAGTTGATGGAAAGACCATCGACGGAATGAGTATATCCCGCATTGAAAGGCTGATTGCATCGTTGCGAAACGAGACCTATCAGCCAAACCCATCCAAGAGGACATACATTCCGAAAAAGAACGGGAAGAAACGTCCGCTTGGTATACCATCTTTTGATGACAAATTAGTGCAGGAGGTTATCAGAATGATATTGGAAGCAATTTATGAGGGTAGCTTTGAGCATACTTCACATGGGTTCCGACCCAATAGAAGCTGTCACACAGCCCTATTAAGCGTCCAACAGTCATTCACTGCTGTACGGTGGTTCATCGAGGGCGATATAAAAGGCTTCTTCGACAATATCAATCACGAAATATTGATTGGTATCCTAAAGGAGCGTATCGCTGACGACAGGTTCATTCGGTTGATACGAAAGTTCCTCAATGCAGGGTATATTGAAGATTGGGTGTACCACAAAACATACAGTGGCACACCGCAAGGTGGGATTGTAAGCCCCATCCTTGCCAACATTTACCTTGATAAACTCGATAAATATGTCAAGGATTATATCAAGGACTTCGATAAGGGTAAAAGAACTACGGCAACACGCCAGTACAGGCTACACGAACAGAGACGATACCGCTTGGCCAAGAAACTCAAATGTGAGACAGACGAAACTGTCAGAGAGCAGATGATTAAGGACATCAAAGAGTTGAGACAGGAAAGAAACAAATATCCAGCTTATGACAAGATGGATGGCAGTTTCAGAAAGTTAAAATACGTTAGGTATGCGGACGATTTTCTTATCGGGGTCATAGGTAGCAAAGAAGACTGCAAAAAGATAAAGGAAGACATCAAGGTTTACCTTGATGAAAAACTGAAACTTGAACTGTCTGATGAAAAAACCTTGGTGACTAATGCTAAGAAACCAGCCAAATTCTTAGGCTTTGATGTCTCCGTGCGAAACTCCGATGAATCCAAGAGAGATAAGCACGGTAGAACCGTAAGATGTTTCGGAGATAAGATTGTACTCCGTGTCACAGTAGACGTGATGAAGAAAAAGCTACTGAGCTATAATGCCATGAAACTGGTAAATAAAAAAGGCACAGAAGTTTGGAAACCACGCTCACGCTATTACATGAAAGACTTGGATGACTTAGAAATCATCAGTCAGTACAACGCTGAAATACGGGGCTTTTACAATTATTACTCAATTGCCAACAACAGCTCGTTTGTCCAGTCATTTTCTTACATCTTGGAGTACAGTATGTACAAAACGTATGCACTGAAATACCAAACTTCAATCAGTCAGGAAAAGACTAAAAGATGTATCAACGGAGTATTTTCCATTCCCTACAAAAACAGGAAAGGAGATATAATGTACAGACGCTTTTACAAAGAGGGTTTCAAACGCCAAAAAGCTGCCCGTGGTGCTTACGTGGATAGTTTACCTGTCACAGTTACCATTACAGGAGGAAGAAACAGCCTTATAACAAGGTTGCAAAACCAGAAATGCGAATTATGCGGTGCCAACGAGAAATTGGAAATGCACCATATACGCAAATTGAAAGACCTGAAAGGTAAGCAAGACTGGGAAAAACGAATGAGTGCAAGGAGAAGAAAAACCTTGGCATTATGCTCAAAATGCCACGATAAGATACACGCAGGCAAGTTAGACTGA
- the traN gene encoding conjugative transposon protein TraN — MKNLFKTFWAVALTIGFAVQSFAQDSVNIKTPLALGKIEPYKMEVTYDKTSHLIFPTAIRYVDLGSEYLIAGKAEDAENVLRVKAAVRSFETETNFSVITNDGRYYSFDVYYSSYPDALSYDLLTMQKAVDKANGNDVLFEELGNNSPSLAGLLLETIYKKDKRIVKHIGAKSFGIQFILKGIYIHNGKYYFHTELRNKSNVPFDIDFINFKVVDKKVAKRTVVQERALTPLRTYKPLEDGINGKSTEQNVFLLDKFTIADDKVLLIEIFEKNGGRHQTLQVENSDLINARVISDMHLKF; from the coding sequence ATGAAAAATCTTTTTAAAACCTTTTGGGCGGTTGCCCTGACTATCGGCTTTGCCGTACAATCTTTTGCACAGGATAGTGTAAATATCAAAACTCCGCTTGCTTTGGGCAAGATTGAGCCTTACAAAATGGAAGTAACCTACGATAAAACTTCGCATTTGATTTTCCCGACCGCCATTCGGTACGTGGATTTGGGAAGTGAATACCTGATTGCAGGAAAGGCGGAAGATGCGGAAAATGTATTGCGTGTAAAAGCTGCCGTAAGGAGTTTTGAAACCGAAACCAATTTTTCGGTCATTACCAATGACGGGCGTTATTACTCTTTTGATGTGTATTATAGTTCCTATCCCGATGCGTTGAGCTATGACCTGCTGACGATGCAAAAGGCAGTAGATAAAGCCAACGGTAATGATGTGCTTTTCGAGGAACTCGGAAACAATTCTCCGTCTTTGGCTGGTCTGCTTTTGGAAACGATTTACAAAAAAGACAAGCGTATCGTTAAGCATATCGGGGCTAAGAGCTTCGGCATTCAGTTTATCCTGAAAGGCATCTATATCCATAATGGTAAATATTATTTCCATACGGAATTAAGGAACAAAAGCAATGTACCGTTTGATATAGACTTTATCAATTTCAAAGTCGTGGATAAAAAGGTCGCTAAGCGTACCGTAGTACAGGAACGGGCATTGACACCGCTAAGAACCTACAAGCCATTAGAGGACGGTATTAACGGGAAATCTACCGAGCAAAATGTTTTTCTCTTAGACAAATTCACGATTGCCGATGATAAGGTTTTATTGATTGAGATTTTCGAGAAAAACGGCGGACGACACCAAACGCTTCAGGTGGAAAATTCGGACTTAATCAATGCCCGTGTAATCAGTGATATGCACTTGAAATTTTAA
- a CDS encoding DUF4141 domain-containing protein has product MAITALMLAVAPSAKAQFVVTDPANLASGILNSANEIVQTSSTVSNVVKNFNEVKKVYEQGKEYYDKLKAVNNLVKDARKVQQTVLLVGDVSEMYVQNFGKMMNDPNFSAQELTAISNGYSALLNESTELLKELKQIVTSTGLSLNDKERMDIIDRVYKEVKEYHSLVRYYTNKNISVSILRAKKQNNTKRVLDLYGTPNQKYW; this is encoded by the coding sequence ATGGCAATCACGGCATTAATGCTTGCCGTTGCCCCAAGTGCGAAAGCTCAATTTGTGGTAACTGACCCTGCAAATTTAGCATCAGGTATTCTCAACTCGGCGAACGAAATCGTACAGACTTCTTCGACCGTGAGTAACGTAGTCAAGAACTTTAACGAGGTCAAGAAAGTGTACGAACAAGGTAAGGAATATTACGACAAGCTCAAAGCCGTAAACAACCTTGTGAAAGATGCCCGTAAGGTGCAACAGACTGTTTTGCTGGTGGGCGATGTATCGGAAATGTATGTGCAAAACTTCGGCAAAATGATGAACGACCCGAATTTCTCCGCACAGGAACTGACCGCAATCTCAAATGGTTACTCGGCTTTGCTGAATGAAAGTACCGAGTTGCTAAAGGAACTGAAACAGATTGTAACCTCCACAGGCTTGTCACTAAATGACAAGGAGCGAATGGACATTATCGACCGTGTGTATAAGGAGGTCAAAGAATACCACAGCCTTGTCAGATACTACACGAATAAGAATATCTCTGTCAGTATCCTGAGAGCAAAGAAACAGAATAATACCAAACGAGTGCTTGACTTGTACGGAACTCCTAACCAAAAATATTGGTAG
- the traM gene encoding conjugative transposon protein TraM, translated as MKENEKRVSILVEEGDQVGTSNLPEDKKNNKEKLKKPLIFGLMAIVFVGCMYLIFKPSKDKKEIENIGLNDAVPQATGAGMPDNKGKAYELEMLEQKEQEKRNALATLSDYWNTDDKEEPIDEFAQEEESYGYGNGGRSSGRNGGNPALNSYRNMQSTLGSFYQDDNSETMELRRQLDELKEQLAEQNVPKPTTVDDQLALMEKSYQMAAKYLPANTPASSAENAPANGTATGTTGTNQKEHFVAFTPARKNTVSALYREPTDSAFLADWSETRNRGFYTAGAKEQIVQPKNSIRACVHDAQTVVGETGVRLRLLEPAKTPIRTIPQGTIVTANAKFQGGRLQLKITSIELEGNIIPVDITIYDLDGQQGLYVPYSPEMNALTEMAGNMSQTGGTSVMLTQNAGQQVAADLSRGVVQGISGYFAKKVRTPKVTLKAGHQVFLVSKQ; from the coding sequence ATGAAAGAAAATGAAAAAAGGGTCAGCATTCTCGTTGAGGAGGGCGACCAAGTTGGTACTTCAAATCTTCCTGAAGATAAAAAGAACAACAAGGAAAAACTGAAAAAGCCATTGATTTTTGGTTTAATGGCAATCGTATTTGTTGGCTGTATGTATTTGATTTTTAAACCGTCAAAAGACAAAAAGGAAATCGAAAACATTGGTCTGAACGATGCCGTTCCGCAAGCTACGGGAGCTGGAATGCCCGACAATAAGGGCAAGGCTTACGAGCTTGAAATGCTCGAACAAAAAGAGCAAGAGAAACGCAATGCTTTGGCTACGCTTTCGGACTATTGGAATACGGACGATAAGGAAGAACCGATAGACGAATTTGCCCAAGAGGAAGAAAGCTACGGCTATGGTAATGGCGGTCGAAGTTCAGGGAGAAACGGGGGCAATCCTGCATTGAACAGCTACCGCAATATGCAAAGTACATTGGGGTCTTTCTATCAGGACGACAATTCGGAAACAATGGAACTCCGCAGACAGTTGGACGAACTCAAAGAGCAATTAGCGGAGCAAAATGTACCGAAACCAACAACCGTAGATGACCAGCTTGCATTAATGGAAAAATCGTATCAAATGGCAGCGAAATATCTTCCTGCTAATACGCCTGCAAGCTCCGCAGAAAATGCACCTGCAAACGGTACGGCAACAGGAACAACGGGGACAAATCAAAAGGAGCATTTTGTGGCGTTCACTCCGGCAAGGAAGAACACCGTATCAGCCTTGTACCGTGAACCTACGGACAGTGCCTTTTTAGCCGATTGGAGCGAAACCCGAAATCGGGGATTTTATACTGCTGGTGCTAAAGAGCAAATTGTACAACCTAAAAACAGTATTAGAGCCTGCGTACACGATGCACAAACGGTAGTTGGCGAAACAGGCGTAAGGTTACGGCTGTTAGAACCTGCAAAAACGCCAATCCGTACAATCCCACAGGGAACGATTGTAACAGCTAATGCGAAATTTCAGGGAGGGCGTTTGCAACTCAAAATAACCTCTATCGAATTGGAGGGCAATATCATTCCCGTAGATATAACCATTTACGATTTGGATGGTCAGCAGGGTTTGTACGTTCCGTATTCCCCCGAAATGAATGCACTTACAGAAATGGCTGGCAATATGAGCCAGACAGGTGGAACGAGTGTAATGCTGACACAAAATGCAGGACAACAAGTCGCTGCCGATTTAAGTCGTGGCGTGGTACAAGGAATTTCGGGCTATTTCGCCAAGAAAGTACGCACACCAAAAGTCACGCTAAAGGCAGGACACCAAGTATTCCTTGTATCAAAACAATAA
- the traJ gene encoding conjugative transposon protein TraJ, producing MEFQNLHEVLRSLYDEMLPLSADMAAVAKGVAGLGALFYVAIKVWQALSRAEPIDMYPLLRPFALGICIMFFPTIVLGTINAVLSPVVQGTHDILENQVLDLNELQQKKDLLEREAMLRNPETAYLVDNEEFDAKLEELGWSPGDLITMSGMYMDRFAYQTEQAIKNWFRNLLEVLFQAAALVVDTIRTFFLIVLSILGPIAFAISVWDGFQSTLTQWLTRYVSVYLWLPVADLFSSMLAKIQSLIIEKDIQMLADPTYIPDTGNTVYIIFMIIGIVGYFTVPTVTGWVIQAGGAGNFTRNVNQAAMKAGNVASAGAGSAAGNIGGQLLKK from the coding sequence ATGGAATTTCAAAATCTGCACGAAGTCCTACGCTCATTGTATGATGAGATGCTCCCACTGTCCGCCGATATGGCGGCAGTGGCTAAGGGCGTAGCCGGCTTGGGTGCTTTGTTCTATGTCGCCATAAAAGTATGGCAGGCATTGAGTAGAGCCGAACCCATAGATATGTACCCTTTGCTCCGTCCGTTCGCTTTGGGTATCTGTATTATGTTCTTTCCGACAATCGTGTTGGGAACAATCAATGCGGTACTAAGTCCGGTGGTACAGGGTACACACGATATTCTCGAAAATCAGGTGCTTGACCTGAACGAGTTGCAACAGAAAAAAGACCTGCTCGAACGGGAAGCGATGCTCCGCAATCCTGAAACGGCATATCTCGTAGATAATGAGGAGTTCGACGCAAAGCTCGAAGAATTGGGCTGGTCGCCGGGCGACCTGATTACTATGTCAGGTATGTATATGGACAGGTTTGCCTACCAAACCGAACAAGCCATTAAGAATTGGTTTCGCAACCTGCTCGAAGTGCTGTTTCAGGCTGCTGCATTGGTCGTCGATACGATACGAACATTCTTCCTGATAGTCCTGTCCATACTCGGACCAATAGCCTTTGCTATTTCCGTGTGGGACGGCTTTCAGAGTACGCTCACGCAGTGGCTCACAAGGTATGTGAGCGTTTACCTGTGGTTGCCCGTCGCCGACCTGTTCAGCTCAATGCTTGCTAAAATCCAATCCCTGATTATCGAAAAGGATATACAGATGTTGGCTGACCCGACCTACATACCCGATACGGGTAATACCGTGTACATCATCTTTATGATTATCGGCATCGTGGGGTACTTCACTGTACCGACCGTAACAGGCTGGGTAATTCAGGCTGGTGGTGCTGGAAACTTTACCCGAAATGTAAACCAAGCTGCTATGAAAGCCGGAAATGTCGCAAGTGCCGGAGCTGGTTCTGCTGCCGGAAATATCGGAGGGCAATTGCTTAAAAAATAA
- a CDS encoding TraG family conjugative transposon ATPase: protein MRNVAKTATLENKFPLLAVENNCILSKDADITACFEVRLPELFTVASAEYEAIHSAWHKAIKTLPDFTVIHKQDWYIKESYAPDLAQEDQSFLSKSYQRHFNERPFLNHYCYLFLTKTTKNRMRMQSNFSSLCKGTLIPKEINKEAIHRFMEAVAQFERIVNDSGFITLRRLTEDDITGTDEQQGLLEQYLTLSREAGTPMQDIGLGAEEVRVGNKRLSLHTLSDTDDLPATVSADTRYEKLSTDRSDCRLSFAAPVGLLLSCNHIYNQYIFLDNSEDNLQRFEKSARNMHSLARYSRANQINKEWIEKYLNEAHSFGLSSVRAHFNIMAWSEDPAELKQLKNDCGSALALMECKPRHNTTDVATLYWAGMAGNAGDFPAEESFYTFIEPALCFFTEETNYHNSPSPFGIKMADRLTGKPIHLDISDLPMKRGIITNRNKFILGPSGSGKSFFTNHMVRQYFEQGAHVLLVDTGNSYQGLCELIKGKTKGEDGVYFTYTEDNPIAFNPFYTDDGVFDIEKRESIKTLILTLWKRDDEPPTRSEEVALSNAVSGYIERIKQDDTYPSFNGFYEYVKGDYRKVLEEKQVREKDFDIANFLNVLEPYYRGGEYDYLLNSDKQLDLLSKRFIVFEIDAIKDHKILFPIVTIIIMEVFINKMRRLKGIRKLILIEEAWKAIAKEGMAEYIKYLFKTVRKFFGEAIVVTQEVDDIIQSPIVKESIINNSDCKILLDQRKYMNKFDDIQAMLGLTDKEKGQVLSINMNNDASRLYKEVWIGLGGTHSAVYATEVSLEEYLVRP from the coding sequence ATGAGAAATGTAGCCAAGACAGCCACATTGGAGAATAAATTCCCTTTGCTGGCAGTAGAGAACAACTGTATCTTATCCAAAGATGCAGACATTACCGCCTGCTTTGAGGTGCGGTTGCCGGAACTGTTTACCGTAGCCTCTGCCGAGTATGAAGCCATTCATTCGGCTTGGCATAAGGCAATCAAGACCTTGCCCGATTTTACGGTAATCCACAAACAGGATTGGTATATCAAAGAGAGCTATGCTCCCGATTTGGCACAGGAAGACCAAAGTTTTTTATCAAAGTCGTATCAACGCCATTTCAACGAACGACCGTTCCTGAACCATTATTGCTATCTGTTCCTGACGAAGACGACCAAAAACAGAATGCGTATGCAAAGTAACTTTTCATCGCTTTGCAAGGGTACGCTTATTCCAAAGGAAATCAATAAGGAAGCAATACACCGATTTATGGAAGCGGTCGCACAGTTTGAGCGTATCGTGAACGATAGCGGTTTTATAACCCTGCGACGTTTGACAGAAGATGATATAACCGGAACGGACGAGCAACAGGGATTGCTGGAACAATACCTCACGCTTTCGAGAGAAGCCGGAACACCAATGCAGGATATTGGCTTAGGTGCTGAAGAAGTCCGTGTAGGGAACAAAAGATTGTCCTTGCACACGCTGTCCGATACTGACGACTTGCCTGCAACCGTTTCGGCTGATACCCGATACGAAAAGCTATCCACTGACCGGAGCGACTGCCGTCTGTCCTTTGCTGCTCCCGTAGGATTGTTGTTGAGCTGTAACCACATTTACAATCAATACATATTCTTGGATAACAGCGAGGACAACCTACAACGGTTTGAGAAGTCTGCCCGTAATATGCACTCTTTGGCAAGGTACAGCCGTGCCAACCAAATTAACAAAGAGTGGATTGAAAAATACCTGAACGAAGCACATTCGTTCGGTCTTTCTTCTGTTAGAGCACACTTTAATATTATGGCTTGGTCGGAAGACCCTGCGGAACTCAAACAGTTGAAAAACGATTGCGGTAGTGCATTAGCACTAATGGAATGTAAGCCTCGCCACAATACTACGGACGTGGCAACCTTGTATTGGGCTGGAATGGCTGGTAATGCCGGGGACTTTCCTGCGGAAGAAAGTTTTTACACGTTTATTGAGCCTGCTCTATGTTTCTTCACGGAAGAAACCAACTACCACAATTCGCCCTCTCCGTTCGGGATAAAAATGGCTGACCGTTTGACCGGAAAGCCAATCCATTTGGATATTTCCGATTTACCAATGAAAAGGGGAATTATCACGAACCGGAACAAGTTCATTCTTGGTCCGTCAGGTTCGGGAAAATCTTTTTTTACCAATCATATGGTAAGGCAGTATTTCGAGCAAGGTGCTCACGTTCTGCTGGTAGATACGGGTAACTCTTATCAGGGATTGTGTGAACTGATTAAAGGAAAAACCAAAGGCGAAGACGGTGTTTACTTCACTTATACCGAGGATAATCCGATTGCCTTTAATCCTTTCTACACCGACGACGGTGTGTTTGATATTGAGAAAAGGGAAAGTATCAAAACTTTGATACTCACGCTTTGGAAACGGGACGATGAACCGCCTACAAGGTCTGAAGAAGTGGCACTTTCCAATGCCGTTTCGGGTTACATCGAACGTATCAAACAAGACGATACCTACCCGTCATTTAATGGTTTCTACGAGTATGTAAAAGGCGATTACCGCAAGGTTTTAGAGGAAAAACAAGTCAGGGAAAAAGACTTTGATATTGCCAATTTCCTGAACGTTTTAGAGCCTTACTATCGTGGCGGAGAGTATGATTATTTGTTGAACTCCGACAAGCAATTAGACCTGTTATCCAAGCGATTTATCGTGTTTGAAATTGATGCGATTAAAGACCACAAAATCCTGTTTCCCATTGTGACCATCATCATTATGGAGGTGTTCATCAACAAGATGCGGAGGCTGAAAGGTATTCGCAAGCTGATACTGATTGAGGAAGCGTGGAAGGCGATTGCGAAAGAGGGAATGGCGGAATACATCAAGTATTTGTTTAAGACAGTCCGCAAATTTTTCGGAGAAGCCATAGTCGTCACGCAGGAGGTCGATGATATAATCCAGTCGCCCATTGTAAAGGAAAGTATCATCAACAACAGCGATTGCAAAATTCTCTTAGACCAAAGGAAATATATGAACAAGTTCGATGACATACAGGCGATGCTCGGACTTACGGACAAAGAGAAAGGACAGGTACTATCTATCAATATGAACAACGATGCCAGTCGCTTGTACAAGGAAGTTTGGATAGGATTGGGCGGAACACACTCGGCAGTGTACGCAACGGAAGTAAGCCTCGAAGAATATTTGGTGCGCCCATAA